From Polynucleobacter sp. AP-Sving-400A-A2:
TATTCCGCAATAGGATCCAGTGTAAAAAGCTGTGGCTTTACTGGCTCCTTGAGATCAAAGACCAAGCGCACCATACCGGGTTGAAACTGCCCCACCCGAATTTGCGAGACATAGGGATCATTCGACTTCACTTTAGCGACTAAATCTTTCAGAGTGGAATTGAGTTCCATGCCTTGAACATCCACTACTAAGCGATCGGGGTTGGTGAGTAGTTGCTGAGTAATTGGCAGCGCTTTATCGGACTCGAGGGTAATGCGCGTGTAGTCTTCTGCCGGCCAAATACGCACACCCAGAATTTTGGCTCCCCAAGCAATCTCTGCCTCACTGAAAAAGAGAATAAAGCCCAGCATCTTTACTGAAGTTTTGAGATGCTTTCTTCTGGAGAAATTAATGGGCAGCTTACTCATTTCTATTAGATGCGCATCTTCTCGAAAATAATCATTCCCTGATTTGTGTTTGCTTGGAAGGTAATATTTCTTTCATTTTCATCTGTACCAGCTATCAGATGAATTTCAATATCAAAAGCAGGGAGCGTGCCTTCGGCTTTTTCTGGCCACTCCACTAAACAGAATCCAGGCTCATCAAAATGCTCTGCAAAGCCAGCCTCTTGCCATTCCAAAGGATCTCGCATGCGATAGAGATCAAAGTGATTCATCACCAGAGTCTTGCTATGAATGATGAGTGAATAGGGTTCACATAAGGTATAGGTTGGACTCTTCACCCGACCCCCATAC
This genomic window contains:
- the tsaE gene encoding tRNA (adenosine(37)-N6)-threonylcarbamoyltransferase complex ATPase subunit type 1 TsaE, with translation MAQNSFTKHCMQEADTTALAQKLASSLGHLFQADQSAHLNISLAGDLGAGKTTFARHLIQGLGYGGRVKSPTYTLCEPYSLIIHSKTLVMNHFDLYRMRDPLEWQEAGFAEHFDEPGFCLVEWPEKAEGTLPAFDIEIHLIAGTDENERNITFQANTNQGMIIFEKMRI